DNA sequence from the Rattus rattus isolate New Zealand chromosome 2, Rrattus_CSIRO_v1, whole genome shotgun sequence genome:
TGGTGTGTCTtaaactgtccttgaacttgctgtatagtTATCTATGATCCTAATGAGCTGTCATTGCCAACATGTCCCACCACAAAGTAGACTTGGTAGTGAAGATGGTGCCCACTATTCCCACTGAACTCCAACACAACATTTAGTTTTGGATGACTTACTGAAGAAACCCCATTGAAGGGATCAGGACACTTAAACACCCACCCAAGTTTTTGACTCAGAAATTGTCCTCATAGAAATGCGGGGACAAAGACTTGGCAGAGGTTAAGGGAATGGACAACCAATAACCATTCCATAGGtaagcaccaattcctgacactgccaatgatactctgttatgctcacagacagaagtctagcataCCTGTTCTCTGAGAGGCACCACTTAGCAGTTGATACAGAGGCAGGGACCCAGAACCAAACACTGGACACAGCTCTGGTATTCTTCTgcaagagttgggggaaagatcAATGCTGATTGGCCTCAtaggggacaggaactccacaggaagacctacagagtcaactaacctgaacactTGCAGACTTCCAGAGTCTGAGCCACAAACCCAGAGCTATCATGGGCTAGACCTagacccctgcacatatgtagcagaggggaCCTTGGTCTTTATGCAGGTTTCCAAACAAATACAGGGGAAACTGTCCCTCAATCTATTTTCTGTCTGGATCCCATTCCACTAGCTGGACTGCCTTACCTTGCCTtgggggagaggatgtgcctagtccagCAGAATTTTGATGTGCCAGGGGGAGGTGATACCAGATAGGCTTCCCCATTCCCAGAGGAAAATGGAAGGGAGGGatgatttaaataattattaatctGTAAAACTGGGGAGAGCTCATTACTCAGGAGCAACAACAGatcttgcagaagatctgagtATATTTCCAAACACATTCGTGAGACCTCCACGGTTTATAGTTTTACTGCAGGAGATCCTACACTCCTTTCTGCCTCCAAGGCCAAAAATGTTGTATACGTGCATTTCAAGCATTCACGAGTATAAATATTAGGGGGAAAAGACtggcaaaaacattttttaatttttcagtaaaatttttatttaaaatccaacaattagtaattattatttaaattttttaaaataattccactATAGAAAACACAGTGACATAAAATTACTACACATAGGCCCACTTAAAATTTCCCAAAATAAATCGATTAAGGGTGTATACTAAGATACCCATTCCTTGCTATAAAGGCCTACGTAAGTCAAGAGGGGGAGAGGTGTTTCATGGGGAAGGAGGGCATCCCCAAAAGTACCAATCCTCTGACTTGTCAAAGTCTTCAAGTATCCTTTGCCAGAGCTCCTCAGCAGATGGACCTGAATCTTGAGTACTCTGTGGACCTTGGGTGGCACATACCATGGCTAATGGAGCTTCCGCTACTGCTAGGCCAGTCTGAACTTCACCTGCTGCTGATTGAGCAGAGTCCTTGCCTCTATCAGGGGCATGGCCATAAAGCAGGTCTTCTTGCTGACTACACCTGGCACCACCACAGGCTTGAACAGGATACAGAGAAAATTCCTGGCTCTGGTTGACTTTTGGAATGGAATCCAGAACAAATGTGGACTCAACATTGGCAGAGTCAACAACTGGTAAGGAATCAGGAAAATGGGTTGACTCAGAAACAGCTTCAGAGCCTCCACTTGTCTCTGGCAGTGCTGCTGGAATATTCTGGCGATTCTTGCGCTTGTCCTTAGCCCGGTTGTTCTTGAACCAGACCTGAAAAACAAAGGAGACATCAGAGAAAAGCCTCTTTGTCTGTTGCCAACTGCTCTCTACATGAAACTTCGGAATGGAAGGAGTTTCTGTAGCAATACTGCATGAGTCAGCAACAGAAAAGCCCGAGTCTCTAGATCCCTAAGAGATTGTAGTACGATAGGATGTGTATGACCTGACAACGAAAGCTCAGGGAAGATTCAGTGAGTGTATCATGTGTTGTACTATGGGCTCTTAGGTCTAGGTCTCTGATACCCTGCAGGAGAATAATATTCATGGTGATACCAGTGTTGAAAGCAGAGCCTGGATGTGTGTATATTCACATACCACAACTCTCCAAGCTGTCCTAAGCATTTAAGAACACAAAGCTCAGGGGAATGATGTGGAAGTGAATTTCGTGGTTGTCAGagacagggaaaagagagaggcagacctGGATGTCATTGTGTGTCACACCAACCAGTGAGGCCAGTGCCATGCGATCCTTCTGGGTTGGATATCTGCAATTATTAAAATGGTCTTGCAGCACGCGCTTTTGTTTCTCAGTGTACGTAATTCGGACTTTCCGCTCCTTCCTTGAAGCCACGCGACTGGTTTGTTGGTCACCATGTTCACCTGACTGCACCACAGATCCTAGAGTACTTTGTAAACCAGATTTCACTGAGAATCTTGGTTTCCAACGACTTGGATGCACTAAGAGGCTTCTCAGTGTTGGTGACTCTTGGTCCATTACATGACCTGGTTGCATttggatacttgatttttttgaTGGTCTTTGGGACTCTTGAGGACATAGGTCCCTTTCTGGGACTGAAAGACATGATTGCATTGGACTTCCTCGGGTCACTGGGAGACTATGAAACACTTGGCAAGGAAAATCCCTTGCAGGCCCTTGAGGCATCTGGAAACTGGATTCTCTGGGTGCATTGGAACACATGTGGAATTTTGAATGCAAGAAGGGACCTTTTGGCATATGTGGGCTCTGAACCTCTTGGAGAATGTTCCTACGAAAGaacctggaaagaaagaaacacatcaGAAAACATCCAGAGACCTCCCATCATGCCTACCCAGCATTTGCTTTGGAATTCTTATATAGCAGTGATCAGTCGGGAGCCTCACTTCTTCTGAccacctgcccctgtctcccatGCCTATAAGTAGCCTCAACATCTCAGTAAACTTGCAAATAGCTCCTGTGTTACTATGACTCTGTCAGTCCAGGCAAGCTGGCAATAGAATGTCCTCCCACAAACTTTAAAAGTCCTAGATCCCTAGAGGGAATGAAGTGGGAgaaggtgggtgagtgggtgaggggagCATgtgttggggagcaccctctcagagccaagagtgaggaggaaggagtgaAGAACTCTGCGAACAGGGACATAGACCCATTTGGGGTAGAGGGCAACATTTGGagtgcaaataaataatttactttCTAAAAAGTCTCAGACCTTACAGTCTCCAACTGCACCCAGAACTGGGGCTATCCCACAGATCTCAGACCAAAACCAgcaggcagagagctggtctcccaggagccctCTCACTCCTAAAATCACAGGATCAGGGGCCCACAAGAGGAACTAGCTCCAGTCagggaaagcaaaaaaaaactaACAGAGATAACCCAATGACAAGAGGCAAGCTttagaacctaaacaacagaaaccacttTGCATCATCAGAACCTTGTTCTCCAACCACAGgaaatactgaatatcccaaaaaaaagggaaaagcaagatttggatttaaaatggcatctcatgaagatgataaaggattttaagaaggacataggtaactccctgaaagaaataaaggacaacacaaggaaacaagtagaagccctcaaggaggaaacacaaaaacacctTAAAGGACTATGGGAAAGCACAGTCAAATaggggaaggaattgaagaaagccattcaggatctaaaaatggaaatagaaaaaataaagaaatcagcaagggagacaaccgtggaggtagaaaacctaaaaaaaacTAGATCAGGAATCATGTATCGAGCATCaccgacagaatacaagagatagaagagagaatcacaggggcagaagataacacagaaaacaatgacacaatagtgaaagaaaatgcaaaaagcagtAGGCTCCTAATCCATAGCAAtggggaaatccaggacaaaatgagaagaccaaacctaagaataataggtgtagaagatatgaagattctcaacttaaaagggttagtaaatatcttcaacaaaattatagaagaaaacttccctaacagaaaaaagagatgcccacaaacatacaaggagcctacagaacatcaaacatattgaacaagaaaagaaattcctcccatcatctAATAGTtgaaacaccaaatacacaaaacaaagacagaatactaaaagcagtaaggaaaacaattcaagtaacatataaaggcagacccatcagaattacacaagacttctcaccagagagtatgaaagctagaagatgctGGACACATGTTATAttgaccctaagagaacacaaatgccagcctaggctactatatctagcaaaactctcaataaacagacatggataaaccaagatatttcatgacaaaaccaaatttacccagTGTCTTTCCACAAAtgcagtcctacaaaggataatagaattaaactccaacaaaaggaggaaagTTACACATTAGGAAAAGAAAGTAGTATTCATGCAACAAAGCCaaaaaagagagccacacaaacataattcagcctctaacaacaaaaataacagcgaacaacaatcactattccttaatctctTTAAATCAGTGgcctcaattctccaataaaagagACATAGACTATGAGAGTGCATACATAAAAGGGACCCAGcatattgctgcatacaggaaatgctcctcagtgacaaagacagacactatctaaaagtaaaaggcttggaaaaaaatttccaagcaaattgtccaaAGAGACAAgttagagtagccattctaataccaaatataattgactttaaaccaaaagacatcagaaatgagaaggaaggaaggttcatcttcatcaaaggaaaatataccaaaatgaactctcaatcctgaacatctatgctgcAAATATAAGATCAGCCACATttataaagaaactttactaaaactaaAAGCATACATTGCATTACACAGAATAATAGTATGAGATTttaacacaccactctcatcaaaagatagatcctggaaacagaaactaaacagagacatagtgaaactaacatgAGTAATCAATCAAACGGAGTTAAGGGACAAcgttagaacatttcatcttaaaaccaaagaatatacccccttctcagcacctcatggtacctcctTCAAAAGTGaccataattggtcacaaaaaaggcctcaatagatacaaggagattgaaataatcccatgcatcctatcagatcagcatGGACTCAGGCCAGTGTGGAATAACATTACAAACAACACAGAGCCCATACAAACATGGCtcaataatgctctactcaatgacaacgtggctgaggaagaaataaagaaagaaattaaagactttttcgATTTTAATGATGATGAAGACACAATATACCAAATATGTGTGAGATACATtggagcagtgctaagaggaagactCATAGTTCTCAGTGCCTGCAAAAGGAAATTGGAGAGAATACACTAACAGTGTGACAGAACACTCCAAAGCTCTtgtacaaaacaaagcaaattcacacaggaggagtagaaggatagaaataatcaaactgaaagcAGAAACcaacgaagtagaaacaaaaagaagtatac
Encoded proteins:
- the LOC116893405 gene encoding barH-like 1 homeobox protein, translating into MGSEVTVGPEFFRRNILQEVQSPHMPKGPFLHSKFHMCSNAPRESSFQMPQGPARDFPCQVFHSLPVTRGSPMQSCLSVPERDLCPQESQRPSKKSSIQMQPGHVMDQESPTLRSLLVHPSRWKPRFSVKSGLQSTLGSVVQSGEHGDQQTSRVASRKERKVRITYTEKQKRVLQDHFNNCRYPTQKDRMALASLVGVTHNDIQVWFKNNRAKDKRKNRQNIPAALPETSGGSEAVSESTHFPDSLPVVDSANVESTFVLDSIPKVNQSQEFSLYPVQACGGARCSQQEDLLYGHAPDRGKDSAQSAAGEVQTGLAVAEAPLAMVCATQGPQSTQDSGPSAEELWQRILEDFDKSEDWYFWGCPPSP